One stretch of Zingiber officinale cultivar Zhangliang chromosome 6B, Zo_v1.1, whole genome shotgun sequence DNA includes these proteins:
- the LOC121991924 gene encoding zinc finger A20 and AN1 domain-containing stress-associated protein 8-like: MEHNESGCEAPKRPILCINKCGFFGTAAMMNMCSKCHKEMILNQEREKLAQSSIESIVNGSGSGKEPIVSDNADALVASAEVKPPTIQSSDVMGSNEVGETKTKEGPKRCASCKKRVSLTGFSCRCGNFFCAAHRYSDKHDCSFDYRTAAQNAIAKANPVIKMEKLDKI, encoded by the coding sequence ATGGAGCACAATGAGTCTGGATGCGAAGCCCCCAAACGTCCAATTCTTTGCATCAACAAATGTGGTTTCTTCGGGACCGCTGCAATGATGAATATGTGCTCCAAGTGCCACAAGGAGATGATTCTGAATCAGGAGCGGGAGAAGCTGGCACAATCCTCCATTGAAAGCATCGTCAATGGCAGTGGTAGCGGAAAGGAACCCATCGTTTCAGACAATGCCGATGCACTTGTAGCTTCTGCTGAAGTAAAACCGCCTACAATCCAATCATCTGATGTTATGGGATCAAATGAAGTTGGAGAAACAAAAACCAAGGAAGGTCCAAAGAGGTGTGCTTCCTGCAAGAAACGTGTCAGCCTGACTGGATTCAGTTGCCGGTGCGGAAACTTTTTCTGTGCTGCCCACCGCTACTCAGACAAGCATGACTGCTCGTTCGACTACCGAACGGCAGCTCAAAATGCTATCGCTAAAGCGAACCCCGTCATCAAGATGGAAAAGCTCGATAAGATCTAA